The Niastella koreensis GR20-10 genome includes a window with the following:
- a CDS encoding RagB/SusD family nutrient uptake outer membrane protein produces MKNKIAYLLFFIVAVMAAAGCNKKFLEDMKSYDKFDETMFQSEILTGSYIDRMYNYYFGGDNDPRKVLVGSWESNRSGSTEELGGNVYYTDPNKNLNLATQGDTYYATKAPDNVQNEPFTRIRFANFLLEKIDGGSASGLTDAFKKTAKGQMYMFRALQYFDLVRVYGGVPLVLEVQDASIDDPTIKLPRAKSSEIFDQIAKDLDSAAALLPWKWTSAQTDFGRFTAGVAVAMKSRVLLTAASPLFNKNWDNPGDTRWQKALDAGVQAEQLLTANGYGTTVKTAQSWGNMFTAFDNEANANNGEAIFTVLLSNATAGSVGVNNGWENAVRLKDYNGGGGISVPKGMLDLFPMNDGTRPVIGVNYNDTFFFQKRDPRFYRTFAFSGCKWGLKSNASKVAWIYRWKDASNNIGYPGANGGNSTNSPAVVRKGSNVGADSTAFVNSGTDIYDFRYGELLLNIAECYAAKGDVANCVNYLVKIRQRVYPATASANNYGIGTPGSKYAALEACLYERQVELAYEGKRFWDLQRWMLYDDDASIGDNTNSMLGIAKLNGTARQGYYWQFKTAAASSKTDPLTATDKNISIDPDAAAATFQAQCDALQALYQAKFQITPLDKPWDVNGSTPINMLFRSNYYILGLNSALLGANPWLTQTIGWGDYNNVAGTFDYRQ; encoded by the coding sequence ATGAAAAATAAAATAGCATATCTTTTGTTCTTCATTGTTGCGGTGATGGCTGCGGCAGGATGTAATAAGAAGTTCCTGGAAGACATGAAGAGCTATGATAAGTTCGATGAGACCATGTTTCAAAGCGAGATCCTGACTGGTTCATACATCGACAGAATGTATAATTATTATTTTGGTGGTGATAACGATCCCAGAAAGGTGTTGGTGGGGAGTTGGGAAAGTAACAGATCTGGCAGTACTGAAGAACTGGGTGGCAACGTCTACTACACAGATCCTAATAAAAATTTAAACCTGGCCACACAGGGTGATACTTATTATGCCACCAAAGCGCCTGATAACGTACAAAATGAGCCTTTTACTCGCATCCGTTTTGCAAATTTTTTGCTTGAAAAAATAGATGGCGGTTCTGCTTCGGGGCTTACTGATGCATTCAAAAAAACAGCCAAAGGACAAATGTATATGTTCCGGGCGCTGCAATATTTTGATCTTGTTCGTGTGTACGGCGGCGTTCCACTGGTTTTAGAGGTGCAGGATGCCAGTATCGATGATCCGACTATTAAATTACCCCGCGCTAAATCGTCAGAGATCTTTGACCAGATCGCAAAGGACCTGGATTCAGCTGCGGCCTTATTACCCTGGAAATGGACTTCTGCGCAAACAGATTTTGGCAGATTTACAGCTGGTGTTGCAGTGGCCATGAAAAGCCGGGTGCTGTTGACCGCCGCAAGCCCTTTGTTTAATAAAAACTGGGACAATCCGGGTGATACCCGCTGGCAAAAAGCGTTGGATGCCGGTGTGCAGGCTGAACAGCTGTTAACTGCAAACGGGTATGGAACTACAGTCAAAACCGCGCAAAGTTGGGGCAATATGTTTACTGCATTTGACAACGAAGCAAATGCCAATAATGGGGAGGCCATCTTTACAGTACTGCTTTCCAATGCTACAGCCGGATCTGTCGGTGTAAATAATGGCTGGGAAAATGCAGTCAGGTTAAAAGACTATAACGGTGGTGGCGGTATTTCCGTTCCCAAAGGTATGCTCGATCTGTTTCCCATGAATGATGGAACCCGTCCTGTTATTGGTGTTAATTACAACGATACTTTCTTTTTTCAGAAAAGAGATCCCCGTTTCTATCGCACCTTTGCTTTTTCAGGATGTAAATGGGGGTTAAAATCTAATGCCAGTAAAGTAGCCTGGATCTACAGATGGAAAGATGCATCCAATAATATTGGTTACCCCGGAGCTAATGGCGGTAACTCAACAAACAGTCCGGCAGTGGTTCGTAAAGGTTCCAATGTCGGCGCCGACAGTACAGCTTTTGTCAATTCAGGCACTGATATCTATGACTTCCGCTATGGTGAATTATTACTGAATATAGCTGAGTGTTATGCCGCTAAAGGTGATGTGGCTAATTGTGTTAATTACCTCGTTAAGATCCGTCAACGTGTATATCCGGCAACTGCCAGTGCAAACAATTATGGTATAGGAACTCCTGGTAGCAAATATGCTGCTTTGGAAGCCTGCCTGTATGAGCGTCAGGTTGAATTGGCTTACGAAGGAAAGCGTTTCTGGGATTTACAGCGTTGGATGTTGTACGACGACGACGCGTCTATCGGTGATAATACCAATTCCATGTTAGGAATAGCCAAGCTTAATGGTACAGCCCGTCAGGGATATTACTGGCAGTTTAAAACGGCAGCAGCAAGTTCTAAAACTGATCCTTTGACTGCAACAGATAAGAATATTTCAATTGATCCTGATGCGGCTGCGGCAACTTTCCAGGCGCAATGTGACGCATTGCAGGCATTATATCAGGCCAAATTCCAAATAACGCCGCTTGACAAACCCTGGGACGTAAATGGCTCAACTCCTATTAATATGCTGTTCAGATCGAACTATTATATTTTGGGATTAAATAGTGCGCTTTTAGGTGCCAACCCCTGGTTAACCCAAACTATAGGCTGGGGAGATTACAATAACGTAGCTGGAACATTCGATTACAGACAATAA